One Microvirga lotononidis genomic window carries:
- a CDS encoding cupin domain-containing protein — translation MRIKLIALALLCLMSGTATAQEPKVAPLMSKDLAENPGREVLMITVEHAPGGSSAIHRHNAHAFVYVLEGSVVMQLKGGQQVTLTPGQTFYEGPDDVHVVDRNASATNPAKFLVFLIKDKGAPALVPAK, via the coding sequence CTCATGAGCGGCACGGCGACGGCTCAGGAGCCGAAGGTCGCCCCGCTCATGTCCAAAGATCTTGCGGAGAATCCCGGCAGGGAAGTTCTGATGATCACCGTCGAACATGCGCCCGGCGGGTCGAGCGCTATTCACCGACACAATGCACATGCATTTGTTTACGTCCTGGAGGGCTCCGTTGTGATGCAGCTGAAGGGTGGACAGCAAGTAACGCTGACACCAGGACAGACCTTCTATGAAGGCCCGGACGATGTTCACGTCGTTGACCGGAACGCGAGCGCTACTAACCCGGCGAAGTTCCTGGTGTTCCTGATCAAGGACAAGGGTGCTCCAGCGCTCGTGCCGGCAAAGTGA
- a CDS encoding helix-turn-helix domain-containing protein, whose amino-acid sequence MPLSGHLPVNLTLPAKLLKVTPKAVDLMLVQLGGALPRELTGRRRYRAWDIV is encoded by the coding sequence ATGCCTCTTTCCGGTCACCTACCGGTTAACCTGACGCTACCGGCCAAACTCCTGAAGGTTACGCCCAAAGCTGTCGACTTAATGTTGGTGCAGTTGGGAGGTGCCCTGCCGCGGGAGCTGACTGGCCGGCGGCGTTATCGGGCCTGGGACATCGTCTAA